A genomic window from candidate division WOR-3 bacterium includes:
- a CDS encoding TetR/AcrR family transcriptional regulator, giving the protein MTEQSVIMENKNKILESAISVFLEKGFYNSRVEDIAEKAGIAKGTVYLYFKDKRDLFLSSIRYEIEKFYVKIEEIIKGNLEPQRKLKNLLFIIYSNFYERKKYYESAIRLWPGELGKEIIKTILPYLRKILKGIGSILKEGENLKVFSIHQNIYSDSVMILGIIRAASMAEDFYGKKVSFEKAWNYIKKILDIKEGG; this is encoded by the coding sequence ATGACTGAACAGTCAGTCATTATGGAAAATAAAAATAAAATTCTTGAAAGTGCGATATCGGTATTTCTTGAAAAAGGTTTTTACAATTCCCGAGTAGAGGATATTGCTGAAAAAGCTGGTATTGCAAAAGGGACAGTTTATCTTTATTTCAAAGATAAGAGGGATTTATTTCTTTCCTCAATAAGATATGAGATTGAAAAGTTTTATGTTAAAATTGAGGAGATTATTAAAGGTAATCTTGAACCACAGAGAAAACTAAAAAATTTACTTTTTATTATATATAGCAATTTCTATGAAAGAAAGAAGTATTACGAAAGTGCTATTAGATTATGGCCTGGTGAACTGGGAAAAGAAATAATAAAAACAATTTTGCCTTATTTAAGGAAAATTTTAAAAGGAATCGGATCTATTTTAAAGGAAGGAGAAAATTTAAAGGTTTTTTCAATTCACCAGAATATTTATTCTGATTCTGTTATGATTCTTGGAATTATAAGAGCTGCTTCAATGGCAGAGGATTTTTATGGTAAAAAGGTATCCTTTGAAAAGGCATGGAATTATATAAAAAAAATTCTTGATATAAAAGAAGGAGGATAA
- a CDS encoding kelch repeat-containing protein, translated as MSLIKSFLCFLIFFEIWQTKTNMTVKRKGHGAVELNGKIYVIGGRNVAGFLGTNEVYDPVTDSWEIKNPMPTPRERFVLVSDGNKIYAIGGFNGSYLKINEEYNPVTNTWTTKAPMNQAREGAGAVYLNGKVYVIGGFNGSQYLSINEEYSILSNTWSIKASMPTVRAYLGPCVYNGKIYVIGGKNGTGDLNKTEIYDPSNNTWSNGINMPTPRAFLLIRCDGFKIYAIGGYRNGYLNINEEFNFYTDTWETGLAMPTARSEFSGDFSGGKLYAIGGINNSGYLDLNEEFSPSLDISEDNYINLSKKENSKLYSISGRRIEIKKRGIYFLKSGYKSKKIIVIK; from the coding sequence ATGAGCTTAATAAAAAGTTTTTTGTGTTTTCTAATTTTCTTTGAAATCTGGCAAACAAAAACGAATATGACAGTTAAGAGAAAAGGTCATGGTGCAGTAGAACTTAATGGAAAAATCTATGTAATAGGTGGTAGAAATGTAGCAGGTTTTCTTGGAACTAATGAAGTTTATGACCCTGTAACAGATTCCTGGGAAATAAAAAATCCAATGCCAACTCCAAGGGAAAGATTTGTTCTTGTATCAGACGGAAATAAAATTTACGCAATAGGTGGATTTAATGGCTCTTATTTAAAAATAAACGAAGAATATAATCCCGTAACAAATACATGGACAACAAAAGCTCCTATGAACCAAGCAAGGGAAGGTGCTGGTGCTGTTTATCTAAATGGGAAAGTTTATGTAATTGGAGGATTCAACGGTAGCCAGTATTTATCAATAAATGAAGAATACTCAATTTTATCAAATACATGGAGCATAAAAGCTTCTATGCCAACAGTTAGAGCGTATCTTGGCCCCTGCGTATATAACGGAAAAATTTATGTAATAGGAGGCAAGAACGGAACAGGTGATTTAAACAAAACTGAAATTTATGACCCCTCTAATAATACCTGGTCTAATGGAATAAATATGCCAACACCGCGGGCTTTCCTTTTGATAAGATGTGATGGTTTTAAAATATATGCAATAGGTGGATATAGAAATGGATACCTGAATATTAATGAAGAATTTAATTTTTATACAGATACCTGGGAAACTGGTTTAGCTATGCCAACAGCAAGAAGTGAATTTTCAGGTGATTTTTCAGGAGGTAAACTCTATGCAATTGGGGGGATAAATAATTCAGGCTATCTTGATTTAAATGAAGAATTTTCACCTTCACTTGATATAAGTGAAGATAATTATATAAATCTATCTAAAAAAGAAAATAGCAAGTTATACTCTATCTCAGGTAGAAGAATTGAAATTAAAAAAAGAGGTATTTACTTTTTAAAATCAGGTTATAAATCTAAAAAAATAATTGTAATTAAATAG
- the uvrC gene encoding excinuclease ABC subunit UvrC, translating to MEFNKKNLELVPEKPGVYLFYDKKGNLLYIGKARNLRERIRTHLNAEYENPRLNLMIEKVKDFEFIVTSSEPEALLLENNLIKSKKPKFNIRLRDDKKYPYLKITLREMYPRIFMTRDLRDDGSLFIGPFHSAKSLRKALRMTLRIFPIRTCKYKLPSKKKINPCLEYELKRCPAPCVEGFVNPKDYKEVVNKAVLFFTGRTESVEDYLLKEIEKCKEKMEFEKAARLRDALYSIRELSRTQIAVLEEEKSLDVLACQIHHPFASISLLRVRKGKLLDMENFILDVPFYYEEKDVLFSFASQYYFSGILGSEEIILIKVDENYKDIEEALKLKRNVLIKFREPENDEEEKLLKMAEENARLKLEEYYIEKKGKILPSKAIVELKENLNLKDYPFHIECLDISHSFGDERVGAVVVFKNGKRDKKSYRKYKIKTEEAKSDPQMVYEVVKRRFKRLKEENQKFPDLFIIDGGKPQLSAALNALKELDIKDVKVCAFAKTFDQLYFPDGKEVMIPKKTYAIRLLRDIRSEAHRFAVTFHRKKMEKKVKISELDGITGIGEKKKVEILRFFGSIERLKGASIDEIAKVKGIGRKLAEIIYERLHS from the coding sequence ATGGAATTTAATAAAAAAAATCTTGAACTTGTTCCTGAAAAACCAGGAGTTTATCTTTTTTATGATAAGAAGGGTAATCTTCTTTACATAGGTAAGGCAAGAAATTTAAGGGAAAGAATAAGAACTCACCTAAATGCAGAGTATGAGAATCCAAGACTCAACTTAATGATAGAAAAGGTTAAAGACTTTGAGTTTATTGTTACTTCCTCTGAACCTGAAGCACTTCTTTTGGAAAATAATTTAATTAAAAGTAAAAAGCCAAAATTTAATATAAGATTAAGGGATGATAAAAAATATCCATATCTTAAAATAACTTTAAGAGAAATGTATCCAAGAATTTTCATGACAAGAGATTTAAGGGATGATGGCTCTTTATTTATAGGACCTTTTCATTCTGCTAAATCCCTTAGAAAAGCATTGAGAATGACTTTAAGAATTTTCCCGATAAGAACTTGTAAATACAAATTGCCTTCAAAAAAGAAAATAAATCCCTGTCTTGAATACGAACTTAAAAGGTGTCCTGCTCCCTGTGTAGAAGGATTTGTAAACCCTAAGGATTATAAAGAAGTGGTAAATAAAGCAGTTTTATTCTTTACAGGAAGAACAGAAAGTGTGGAGGATTATCTTTTAAAGGAAATAGAGAAATGTAAAGAAAAAATGGAATTTGAAAAGGCAGCAAGATTAAGGGATGCTCTATATTCAATAAGAGAACTTTCAAGAACTCAAATTGCTGTTTTAGAGGAAGAAAAATCCCTTGATGTTTTAGCGTGTCAGATTCATCATCCTTTTGCATCGATTTCTCTTTTAAGAGTTAGAAAAGGAAAACTTCTTGATATGGAAAACTTTATTCTTGATGTTCCTTTCTATTATGAGGAAAAGGATGTTTTATTTTCTTTTGCTTCCCAGTATTACTTTTCAGGTATTCTTGGTTCAGAGGAAATTATTTTAATTAAAGTTGATGAAAATTATAAGGATATAGAAGAGGCTTTAAAACTTAAGAGAAATGTTTTAATTAAATTTAGAGAGCCTGAAAATGATGAAGAGGAGAAGCTCCTCAAGATGGCTGAGGAAAATGCGAGGTTAAAACTTGAAGAATATTATATTGAAAAAAAGGGGAAAATTTTGCCATCTAAGGCAATTGTTGAACTAAAAGAAAATTTAAATCTTAAAGATTATCCCTTTCATATTGAGTGTCTTGATATTTCCCATTCCTTTGGAGATGAAAGGGTTGGAGCGGTTGTAGTTTTTAAAAATGGTAAAAGGGATAAAAAATCTTATAGAAAGTATAAAATTAAAACAGAAGAAGCAAAATCTGATCCACAGATGGTTTATGAAGTTGTAAAGAGAAGATTTAAAAGATTGAAAGAGGAAAATCAAAAATTTCCTGATTTATTTATAATTGATGGTGGAAAACCACAGTTAAGTGCAGCTTTAAATGCTCTTAAAGAACTTGATATAAAAGATGTTAAAGTTTGTGCTTTTGCTAAAACCTTTGACCAGCTTTATTTTCCTGATGGCAAAGAGGTGATGATACCCAAAAAAACTTATGCAATAAGACTTTTAAGGGATATAAGAAGTGAGGCACACAGATTTGCTGTAACTTTCCATAGAAAGAAGATGGAGAAAAAAGTTAAAATTTCAGAACTTGATGGAATAACTGGGATTGGTGAAAAAAAGAAAGTGGAAATTTTAAGGTTTTTTGGTTCAATAGAAAGATTAAAAGGTGCAAGTATTGATGAAATTGCCAAGGTAAAAGGAATCGGAAGAAAACTGGCAGAAATAATTTATGAGAGATTACACAGTTAA
- a CDS encoding polysaccharide deacetylase family protein encodes MKKERKRCEKHPERFLTRKCFRCKKEICSKCSIKKYRHYFCSKKCIYLFLFENFKKKRIYKEPLSYPYIKIIFASFILLFFISIYFLYKKPVIEHKDFILKKIYIREKSSPLFFDGSITRFKIQKKEIYITFDGGSFAQRANVILNILKKYNIKSSFFLTGEFIEKFKNVVQKIVSDSHEVLNHTYSHPHFTTYEINKKNQTIKGLSPEMIFGELFKTEELFEKITGKKMKFIWRSPYGEENAEIRRWASRLGYIHVRWTYDFFDWKSVRDYRERFENFKKIEDKRGYILLLHLGSPINDTLEYKIFLENLIKELKNEGYEFKKISEGIKEEILWNQKISLKNLRY; translated from the coding sequence ATGAAAAAAGAGAGAAAAAGATGTGAAAAACATCCTGAAAGATTTCTTACAAGAAAGTGTTTTAGGTGCAAGAAGGAGATATGTTCTAAATGTTCCATTAAAAAATACAGACATTATTTCTGTTCTAAAAAATGTATTTATTTATTTCTTTTTGAAAATTTTAAAAAGAAAAGAATTTATAAAGAGCCCCTCTCTTACCCTTATATTAAAATAATTTTTGCTTCTTTTATACTGTTATTTTTTATTTCAATTTACTTTCTTTATAAAAAACCAGTCATTGAACATAAGGATTTTATTTTAAAAAAAATTTACATAAGAGAAAAATCTTCTCCTCTTTTTTTTGATGGCTCAATTACAAGATTTAAAATTCAAAAAAAGGAAATCTATATTACCTTTGATGGTGGAAGTTTTGCACAGAGGGCTAATGTAATACTTAATATTTTAAAAAAATATAACATAAAAAGTTCCTTTTTCCTTACAGGTGAATTTATAGAAAAATTTAAAAATGTTGTTCAGAAAATTGTTTCGGATTCCCATGAAGTTTTAAATCACACATACTCGCATCCACATTTTACTACCTATGAAATTAACAAAAAAAACCAAACAATTAAAGGTTTATCACCTGAAATGATATTTGGAGAGCTTTTTAAAACTGAGGAATTATTTGAAAAAATAACTGGAAAAAAGATGAAATTCATATGGAGATCTCCCTATGGTGAGGAAAATGCTGAAATAAGAAGATGGGCAAGCAGACTCGGTTACATTCATGTAAGATGGACCTATGATTTCTTTGACTGGAAAAGTGTAAGGGATTATAGGGAAAGGTTTGAAAACTTTAAGAAAATAGAAGATAAAAGAGGTTATATTTTGCTTTTGCATCTTGGTTCCCCTATCAATGATACTTTAGAATACAAAATTTTTCTTGAAAATTTAATTAAAGAATTAAAAAATGAAGGTTACGAATTTAAAAAAATATCAGAAGGAATAAAGGAGGAAATTTTATGGAACCAAAAGATATCCTTGAAAAACTTGAGGTATTAA
- a CDS encoding methylated-DNA--[protein]-cysteine S-methyltransferase, whose amino-acid sequence MRDYTVKIKSNLGKISIKFKEGKIKEINFLDNKNYKNFEVEGKVEEEFSKVIEEFKNYFSGKKEDFKFSYKLIDLNFIDDFKKKVFMELLKVKWGEVITYSELAEKLGNKNLRRKVGRALSENPYPIIIPCHRVVGKNNLGGFSGGFDWKRKLLKLEGVNIK is encoded by the coding sequence ATGAGAGATTACACAGTTAAAATAAAATCAAATCTTGGAAAAATTTCAATTAAATTTAAAGAAGGGAAAATAAAAGAAATAAATTTTCTTGATAACAAAAATTATAAAAATTTTGAAGTTGAGGGGAAAGTTGAAGAAGAATTTTCTAAAGTTATTGAAGAATTCAAGAATTATTTCAGTGGAAAAAAGGAAGATTTTAAGTTTTCCTATAAATTAATAGATTTAAATTTTATTGATGATTTTAAAAAGAAAGTTTTTATGGAACTTTTAAAAGTTAAATGGGGTGAGGTAATTACTTATTCTGAACTTGCTGAAAAATTAGGAAATAAAAATTTAAGGAGAAAAGTGGGTAGAGCTCTTTCAGAGAATCCTTATCCTATAATTATTCCCTGTCACAGGGTTGTAGGGAAAAATAATTTAGGAGGCTTTAGTGGTGGGTTTGATTGGAAAAGAAAGCTTCTAAAACTTGAAGGAGTAAATATTAAGTGA
- a CDS encoding RNA polymerase sigma factor translates to MDKNEKENLFNILYDKYFDRIWKYVYYKVSNREDAQDLCQEIFFKVYKGLDKFEGRSSYYTWIFKIAMNSVISFYRKRKFIKFIPLDFVDEKHYSYERDEKKEKIFEKMKMLPEEIRETLELYYISSFKVKEIAEILGVPEGTVKTRLKRGRELLIELLK, encoded by the coding sequence ATGGATAAGAATGAAAAAGAAAATCTCTTCAATATCCTTTATGATAAATACTTTGACAGAATCTGGAAATATGTTTATTACAAGGTATCAAACAGAGAGGATGCTCAAGATCTCTGTCAGGAAATATTTTTCAAAGTTTATAAGGGGCTTGATAAATTTGAAGGAAGAAGTTCCTATTATACATGGATTTTTAAAATTGCTATGAATTCTGTTATTTCCTTTTATAGAAAGAGAAAATTTATAAAATTTATACCCCTTGATTTTGTTGATGAAAAACATTATTCTTATGAAAGAGATGAAAAGAAAGAAAAAATTTTTGAAAAAATGAAAATGTTACCAGAAGAAATAAGAGAAACCCTCGAACTTTATTACATTTCAAGCTTTAAGGTTAAGGAAATTGCAGAAATTCTTGGTGTTCCTGAAGGGACTGTAAAAACAAGACTTAAAAGGGGAAGAGAACTTTTAATTGAACTTTTAAAATGA
- a CDS encoding orotate phosphoribosyltransferase, protein MEPKDILEKLEVLKRGHFLLTSGNHSDIYFEKYRILSYPFYLQKLLELSLDFLKKIEFDVILGPFTGGALIAEILGLMLNKRAIFAEKEKEEFVIRRDFSINFPVNGIIVDDVITTGGSIQKTLKASEKLLNIKGILVLIDRREKEEDFGIPFYAIYKEKVKIFPPQDCPLCKMGIPLERPGGKTSSI, encoded by the coding sequence ATGGAACCAAAAGATATCCTTGAAAAACTTGAGGTATTAAAAAGAGGGCATTTTCTTTTAACAAGTGGAAATCACTCAGATATTTATTTTGAAAAATATAGAATACTATCATATCCTTTTTACCTTCAAAAATTACTTGAATTGTCCCTTGATTTTTTAAAAAAAATTGAATTTGATGTGATACTCGGTCCTTTTACAGGTGGTGCTCTAATTGCGGAGATTTTAGGTCTTATGTTAAATAAAAGAGCAATATTTGCAGAAAAGGAAAAGGAGGAATTTGTTATAAGAAGAGATTTTTCAATAAATTTTCCTGTAAATGGAATTATAGTTGATGATGTTATAACAACAGGAGGTTCAATTCAAAAAACACTTAAAGCAAGTGAAAAACTCTTAAATATTAAAGGAATTCTTGTTTTAATTGATAGAAGGGAAAAAGAAGAAGATTTTGGAATTCCCTTTTATGCAATTTATAAAGAAAAAGTAAAAATTTTTCCACCTCAAGATTGTCCCTTGTGTAAAATGGGAATCCCACTTGAAAGACCAGGGGGGAAAACTTCCTCTATTTAA
- a CDS encoding TolC family protein, whose product MLKLIFLISQVYLTEEEAVKKALSNSLIKSKIEEINSVNYSRNQVIKSFLPELNSSFTYTHSTFVDRITQYVLVGIDPVTLQPIYQPVEITFGKAERRILNVTLEYLIFSGFQRLYMLKMMNSLRDSKLMEKELKEKEVEFLVRMLYNQGLFLKYALNKYKKIIEILEEHIKVAKKRYEAGFTIELDYLRSEAEKKQLESTLSDFEKFYIRVISSLKTFCNIDTKDEVILVDSLVPDTIFEEKTPSRLDLMILIKNIEMLDYNKKSAYSNFMPKVFGSVNFNYGKPYGFFRDVWDYYFQYNLYISFPLFDFSKRLDEIRKREADKKALEYLLDFTKKKIEEDIISAKKEFESAINSFEFSKKSLELTQKSLDISKSQYEKGFISNTDFLDALRKYLEAQVMYLNSLFKLKEAKIKYESTLYGVNFDFGKGGE is encoded by the coding sequence ATGTTAAAATTAATTTTTTTAATTTCTCAGGTATATTTAACTGAAGAAGAAGCAGTAAAAAAAGCGCTTTCTAATTCTCTTATAAAATCAAAAATTGAGGAAATTAATTCTGTAAACTATAGCAGAAATCAGGTTATAAAGTCCTTTCTTCCGGAATTAAACTCTTCATTTACCTATACTCATTCAACATTTGTAGATAGGATAACACAGTATGTTCTTGTTGGGATAGATCCAGTCACTTTACAGCCTATTTATCAGCCTGTAGAGATAACTTTTGGAAAAGCAGAAAGGAGAATTTTAAATGTTACTCTTGAATATTTAATTTTTTCAGGTTTTCAAAGATTGTATATGCTTAAGATGATGAATTCATTAAGGGACTCTAAGTTAATGGAAAAGGAACTTAAGGAGAAAGAGGTGGAATTTCTCGTTAGAATGCTTTACAATCAGGGTTTATTTTTAAAATATGCTTTGAATAAATATAAAAAAATTATTGAAATTCTTGAGGAGCATATTAAGGTAGCAAAAAAAAGATATGAGGCAGGATTTACTATTGAACTTGACTATTTAAGAAGTGAAGCAGAGAAAAAACAACTTGAATCCACCTTATCAGATTTTGAAAAATTCTATATTAGGGTTATTTCTTCCCTTAAAACATTTTGTAATATTGATACTAAAGATGAAGTAATTCTTGTTGACAGCTTAGTTCCTGATACAATTTTTGAAGAAAAGACTCCTTCAAGGCTTGATCTTATGATTTTGATAAAAAATATTGAAATGCTTGATTATAATAAAAAATCAGCCTATTCAAATTTTATGCCTAAGGTTTTTGGTAGTGTTAATTTTAATTACGGAAAGCCTTATGGTTTTTTCAGAGATGTATGGGACTACTATTTCCAGTATAATCTTTATATTTCTTTTCCTTTATTTGATTTCAGTAAAAGGCTTGATGAGATAAGAAAGAGGGAAGCTGATAAAAAAGCTCTTGAATATCTCCTTGATTTCACAAAGAAAAAAATAGAAGAGGATATAATTTCTGCTAAAAAAGAATTTGAATCTGCAATAAATTCTTTTGAATTTTCAAAGAAATCACTGGAACTAACTCAAAAATCCCTTGATATATCTAAAAGTCAATATGAAAAAGGATTTATTTCCAATACAGATTTTCTTGATGCTTTAAGGAAATATCTTGAAGCTCAAGTTATGTATTTAAATTCCCTTTTTAAATTAAAAGAAGCAAAGATTAAATATGAATCCACCCTTTATGGTGTAAATTTTGATTTTGGAAAAGGAGGTGAATGA
- a CDS encoding prenyltransferase, protein MNISFWIKALRVIPRIDKEEWVKLDVISKWLILSRAAVFVITLIPSYIVGILTFLKGKFDLLNWIMLTVGLVLAHALNNMLNDYTDFIKGVDKDNYFRARYGPHALEHNLLDKKEFFKYVIVTGLLALSVGVYFIYLKGIQALILVLIGSFFILFYTWPLKYIGLGELSVLIVWGPLMIGGGYYIITGEWDIKVILMSFIYSLGATSVIFGKHIDKYEDDKKKGVKTLPVIIGEKNARILNIIIISLQYVLTVYLVLIGFFKFTMLIVLFSLKWFFNRILKVYLKPKPLTKPEIYPDSVWPLWFVAFAFDHNKKFGYFFILGLIFEFIIKVFKF, encoded by the coding sequence GTGAATATCTCCTTCTGGATAAAAGCACTGAGGGTTATACCAAGAATAGATAAAGAAGAATGGGTTAAACTTGATGTTATATCAAAATGGTTAATTCTCTCAAGGGCTGCTGTTTTTGTTATTACATTGATACCTTCTTATATTGTGGGTATTTTAACTTTTTTAAAGGGTAAATTTGATTTATTAAACTGGATTATGTTAACTGTTGGACTTGTATTAGCCCATGCCTTAAACAATATGTTAAACGATTATACAGATTTTATAAAAGGAGTAGATAAGGATAATTACTTTAGAGCCCGATACGGACCTCATGCCCTTGAACATAATTTATTAGATAAAAAAGAATTTTTTAAATATGTCATAGTTACAGGTTTGCTTGCACTTTCAGTTGGAGTTTATTTTATATATTTAAAAGGAATTCAAGCATTAATTTTAGTTTTAATAGGTTCTTTTTTTATTCTATTTTATACATGGCCTTTAAAATATATAGGACTCGGAGAATTGAGTGTTTTAATAGTATGGGGACCACTTATGATAGGGGGTGGATATTATATAATCACCGGTGAATGGGATATAAAAGTTATTCTGATGAGTTTTATATACAGTTTGGGTGCAACGAGTGTTATATTTGGAAAGCATATTGATAAATATGAAGATGATAAGAAAAAAGGTGTAAAAACATTACCCGTTATTATTGGGGAAAAAAATGCCAGAATTTTAAATATTATAATAATTTCATTACAGTATGTATTAACTGTTTATCTTGTTTTGATTGGATTTTTTAAATTTACAATGCTTATTGTGCTCTTTTCTTTAAAATGGTTTTTTAATAGAATCCTTAAAGTTTATTTAAAGCCAAAACCTTTAACAAAACCTGAAATTTATCCTGACTCAGTATGGCCATTATGGTTTGTTGCCTTTGCTTTTGACCATAATAAAAAATTTGGTTACTTTTTTATTTTAGGTTTAATTTTTGAATTTATTATTAAAGTTTTTAAATTTTAA
- the nth gene encoding endonuclease III codes for MKEISPCDLFLKIEEYSKNLKVPLVTLIALKRRSDFSTLISAILSSRTKDEVTGRVMENFLKRVKDFNDLKKLKIKEIEKLIYPVGFYKVKAKILKRLSKEIIKKYGGKIPDKFEELVKLPGVGRKVANLILIEIFKKDEICVDTHVHRISNRLGWVNTKKREETEKKLKEIFPREYWSRINRTLVSFGQGVCKPLKPLCGICPVEPFCPKIGL; via the coding sequence GTGAAAGAAATTTCACCTTGCGATTTATTTTTAAAAATTGAAGAGTATTCAAAAAATCTTAAAGTTCCCCTTGTAACACTCATTGCTCTTAAAAGAAGATCAGATTTTTCAACACTCATTTCAGCCATTTTATCATCAAGAACAAAGGATGAAGTAACAGGAAGGGTAATGGAAAATTTTTTAAAAAGGGTAAAGGATTTTAATGATTTGAAAAAATTAAAAATAAAGGAAATTGAGAAATTAATTTATCCTGTTGGCTTTTATAAGGTAAAGGCTAAAATTTTAAAGAGATTATCTAAAGAAATTATAAAAAAATATGGTGGAAAAATTCCAGATAAATTTGAGGAACTTGTAAAATTACCAGGAGTTGGAAGAAAGGTTGCGAATTTAATTTTAATAGAGATTTTTAAAAAAGATGAGATATGCGTTGATACACATGTTCACAGAATTTCAAACAGACTTGGATGGGTAAACACAAAAAAGAGAGAAGAAACTGAAAAAAAATTAAAGGAAATTTTTCCAAGGGAATACTGGAGTAGAATAAATAGAACCCTTGTATCCTTTGGGCAGGGTGTATGTAAACCCTTAAAACCCCTGTGTGGAATTTGTCCTGTTGAACCTTTCTGTCCAAAAATAGGCTTATAA
- a CDS encoding DUF6754 domain-containing protein, translating to MEIGIDIQKLSVLISVIIYTFLLLYFISKARKGEKLFLRKIPGIEAVDEAIGRATEMGRSILYVPGLSTIDDVATIASLNILSRVAKKAGEYETDIIVPNRNPVVYTVAKEVIKQAYTSIGRPDLFKEDSVFYVTDSQFGYAASVCGLMVREKTATNFFMGMFWAESLLLAETGTSTGAIQIAGTDAITQLPFFVTSCDYTLIGEEFYAASAYLSGEPVLVSTIKAQDVMKLIIGFLLILGGFLGLIGKSYILNFIFPK from the coding sequence ATGGAAATTGGAATTGATATTCAAAAATTATCTGTTCTAATTTCAGTAATAATCTATACCTTTTTACTTCTCTATTTTATTTCAAAAGCAAGAAAAGGTGAAAAACTTTTTTTAAGAAAAATACCAGGAATTGAAGCAGTTGATGAAGCAATAGGAAGGGCAACTGAAATGGGAAGAAGTATTCTTTATGTCCCAGGACTCTCCACAATTGATGATGTAGCCACTATTGCTTCCCTAAATATTTTATCAAGAGTAGCAAAAAAAGCAGGGGAGTATGAAACTGATATCATAGTCCCAAACAGAAATCCTGTTGTTTACACAGTTGCAAAGGAGGTAATAAAACAGGCTTATACTTCTATCGGAAGACCTGACCTTTTTAAAGAAGATTCTGTATTCTATGTCACTGATTCTCAGTTTGGATATGCTGCCAGTGTTTGTGGTTTAATGGTAAGAGAAAAGACTGCAACAAATTTTTTTATGGGAATGTTCTGGGCTGAATCTCTCTTACTTGCTGAAACAGGAACATCCACTGGAGCAATTCAGATAGCTGGAACAGATGCAATAACACAACTCCCCTTTTTTGTTACATCCTGCGACTATACTTTAATAGGAGAAGAGTTTTACGCAGCAAGTGCTTACTTATCAGGAGAACCTGTCCTTGTTTCAACTATAAAAGCCCAGGATGTTATGAAGCTTATAATAGGATTTTTACTAATTTTAGGAGGATTTCTCGGTTTAATTGGTAAATCATATATTTTAAACTTTATTTTTCCTAAATGA